A genomic segment from Luteibacter aegosomatis encodes:
- a CDS encoding SDR family NAD(P)-dependent oxidoreductase yields the protein MNIDLGKRSAIVTGSTAGIGLAIAKGLAAAGASVVITGRTQARVDEAIAEIRKQLPDARVSGVAADLGTAEGAAKLIAAVPQTDILINNLGIFEPKDFFAIDDAEWSRFFEINVNSGVRLSRHYAKGMADRGWGRVQFISSESGVQIPAEMVHYGVTKTAQLGVSRGLAEVLAGTGVTVNAVLPGPTLSEGVSEFFGKIAKDQGKTQEAVEQDFIDTHRPTSLIKRLLSVDEVANACVYLASEQASGTTGAAIRVDGGVTRSIV from the coding sequence ATGAACATCGACCTCGGCAAGCGCAGCGCCATCGTCACCGGTTCCACCGCCGGTATCGGCCTGGCCATCGCCAAGGGCCTGGCCGCCGCCGGCGCCAGCGTCGTCATCACCGGCCGCACGCAGGCGCGCGTGGACGAAGCCATCGCCGAGATCCGCAAGCAGCTGCCCGACGCACGCGTTTCCGGCGTAGCAGCCGACCTCGGCACCGCGGAAGGCGCCGCGAAGCTCATCGCCGCCGTGCCGCAGACGGATATCCTCATCAACAATCTCGGCATCTTCGAACCGAAGGACTTCTTCGCCATCGACGACGCCGAATGGAGCCGTTTCTTCGAGATCAACGTCAACTCGGGCGTTCGCCTCTCGCGCCACTACGCCAAGGGCATGGCCGATCGCGGCTGGGGGCGCGTGCAGTTCATCTCCAGCGAGTCCGGCGTGCAGATCCCGGCGGAGATGGTCCACTACGGCGTCACCAAGACGGCCCAGCTCGGCGTGTCGCGCGGCCTGGCCGAAGTGCTCGCCGGCACCGGCGTGACGGTGAACGCCGTGCTCCCGGGGCCGACGCTGTCCGAAGGCGTGAGCGAGTTCTTCGGCAAGATCGCGAAGGACCAAGGCAAGACGCAGGAAGCGGTGGAGCAGGACTTCATCGACACGCACCGTCCCACCTCGCTCATCAAGCGCCTGCTCAGCGTCGACGAAGTGGCGAACGCGTGCGTGTACCTCGCTTCCGAGCAGGCCTCGGGCACCACCGGCGCGGCGATCCGCGTCGATGGCGGCGTGACGCGTTCGATCGTCTAA
- a CDS encoding HutD/Ves family protein, translated as MTILRFDDLKAVPWKNGLGITREIAVFPNGAGMDDFLWRASIADVDTASPFSVFPGIDRTIVLLEGDGFTMTLDGEREHALTEPCVPFAFAGEARVEVRLANGATRDFNLMVRRGEAEGDILVLRGPGTIDLDADIVLVYVAHGEGRANDRPIASGDTVFQPQGIELGEGTVALAIRLRPSRTGSAPTLR; from the coding sequence ATGACGATCCTTCGTTTCGACGACCTGAAGGCCGTACCGTGGAAGAACGGCCTGGGCATCACGCGTGAGATCGCGGTGTTTCCCAACGGCGCGGGCATGGACGATTTCCTCTGGCGCGCAAGCATCGCCGATGTCGACACGGCCTCGCCGTTTTCCGTGTTTCCGGGCATCGATCGCACCATCGTGCTTCTGGAGGGCGACGGCTTCACGATGACGCTCGACGGCGAGCGCGAACACGCGCTGACCGAGCCATGCGTACCGTTCGCGTTCGCGGGCGAGGCGCGGGTGGAGGTTCGGCTGGCGAATGGGGCGACGCGGGATTTCAACCTGATGGTGAGGCGCGGGGAAGCGGAAGGCGACATTCTCGTCCTGCGCGGACCCGGCACGATCGACCTCGACGCCGATATCGTTCTCGTCTACGTGGCGCACGGGGAAGGCCGTGCGAACGATCGGCCTATCGCATCGGGCGATACGGTCTTCCAGCCGCAGGGGATCGAACTCGGAGAAGGCACGGTCGCCCTCGCGATTCGGCTTCGTCCATCGCGGACAGGGTCCGCTCCCACCCTCCGGTAG
- a CDS encoding DUF2188 domain-containing protein, which yields MASSSAQLFIPYSESTQGPWIVRRASLPLGRYASQAEAIAAAEQMAPGLSDHLGRPVEIHVQHADGTWEEHTFVVAGLVAGVPPAGMNHRHA from the coding sequence ATGGCTTCGAGTTCCGCCCAACTGTTCATTCCGTACAGCGAATCGACACAGGGACCGTGGATCGTACGCCGCGCTTCACTGCCCCTCGGCCGTTACGCATCGCAGGCGGAAGCCATCGCTGCGGCCGAGCAGATGGCACCCGGCCTGTCCGACCACCTAGGCCGCCCCGTGGAAATCCACGTGCAGCATGCCGACGGCACCTGGGAAGAACACACCTTCGTCGTGGCGGGCCTCGTCGCGGGTGTCCCGCCGGCCGGAATGAACCACCGACACGCGTAA
- a CDS encoding FUSC family protein codes for MSERPVPPNDPAVRRLRRAQAMLDRMLRALPVGKRARVGAFMAAKTMVSACVAYGLGQFVHPREAFWAAISAIAVTQPHFGDTRGAGRDRVLGTAFGAMAGLLGLWIGGSGEFVAFAVALFMVTVASWTVSDGAAARVGGITTAIVMLVPATGPRWEVAAYRLAEVVLGTFCALVVGWLVARLEDRVERDADP; via the coding sequence ATGAGCGAACGTCCCGTTCCGCCGAACGATCCGGCCGTGCGTCGCCTGCGTCGAGCGCAGGCGATGCTCGATCGCATGCTCCGCGCGCTGCCCGTGGGCAAGCGTGCGCGGGTCGGTGCCTTCATGGCGGCGAAGACGATGGTCTCGGCCTGCGTCGCCTATGGCCTGGGGCAGTTCGTGCATCCGCGGGAGGCCTTCTGGGCCGCGATCAGCGCGATCGCCGTCACCCAGCCGCATTTCGGCGACACGCGCGGCGCGGGCCGCGACCGGGTCCTGGGTACCGCCTTCGGCGCCATGGCCGGGCTGCTGGGACTGTGGATCGGCGGCAGCGGCGAGTTCGTCGCCTTCGCGGTGGCTTTGTTCATGGTGACCGTGGCGTCGTGGACGGTCAGCGACGGCGCGGCCGCGCGCGTCGGCGGCATCACCACCGCCATCGTGATGCTCGTGCCCGCCACCGGGCCGCGGTGGGAGGTAGCGGCCTATCGCCTGGCCGAGGTGGTGCTGGGCACGTTCTGTGCCCTCGTCGTCGGCTGGCTGGTGGCGCGGCTGGAAGATCGCGTGGAGCGTGACGCGGACCCATGA
- a CDS encoding DUF1993 domain-containing protein, giving the protein MTITLHDVTVAAYLRGFRVLADLLAKGKVHGGDALVDKRLAPDMLNLAGQVQRASDTAKFAVARVADVAPPSFEDNETTIDHLLARIDATVKWIESVPVDAVNEGATRSITRDFRGNPRTFTAQDYVLAFALPNFYFHVTTAYDILRHNGVGVGKLDFLGFNG; this is encoded by the coding sequence ATGACCATTACCCTCCACGACGTCACCGTCGCCGCCTACCTTCGCGGATTCCGCGTCCTCGCCGACCTCCTCGCCAAGGGCAAGGTCCATGGCGGCGACGCGCTCGTCGACAAACGCCTCGCCCCGGACATGCTGAACCTCGCCGGCCAGGTGCAGCGCGCCAGCGACACGGCCAAGTTCGCCGTAGCACGCGTCGCCGACGTCGCCCCGCCGTCGTTCGAGGACAACGAAACCACCATCGACCACCTGCTGGCCCGCATCGATGCGACCGTGAAGTGGATCGAATCGGTCCCGGTCGACGCGGTGAACGAGGGCGCCACGCGCAGCATCACCCGCGACTTCCGCGGTAACCCGCGCACGTTCACCGCGCAGGACTACGTGCTGGCCTTCGCCCTGCCCAATTTCTACTTCCACGTGACCACCGCCTACGACATCCTCCGCCATAACGGGGTGGGCGTGGGCAAGCTGGACTTCCTCGGTTTCAACGGCTGA
- a CDS encoding DUF1993 domain-containing protein, whose protein sequence is MSLSMYQASVPVLVRALKALSGVLQKGADFARERNIAPDVLLNTRVIADMFPLARQVQIATDMAKGAAYRLAGQDVPSMADDETTFEQLQERIAKVIGMIEGIEPGRIDGSEAREIVLKMRSGERRFAGQEYLFGYVLPNVYFHATTTYAILRGEGVPLGKADFIG, encoded by the coding sequence ATGTCCCTTTCGATGTACCAGGCTTCCGTCCCCGTCCTCGTCCGCGCGCTGAAAGCGCTGTCGGGCGTGCTGCAGAAGGGCGCGGATTTCGCCAGGGAACGCAACATCGCTCCCGACGTGCTGCTCAACACGCGCGTCATCGCCGACATGTTCCCGCTGGCCCGCCAGGTGCAGATCGCCACCGACATGGCCAAGGGCGCGGCCTATCGCCTCGCCGGCCAGGACGTGCCGTCGATGGCGGACGACGAGACCACCTTCGAGCAGCTCCAGGAGCGCATCGCCAAGGTCATCGGCATGATCGAAGGCATCGAGCCCGGGCGGATCGACGGCAGCGAAGCGCGCGAGATCGTGCTCAAGATGCGCAGCGGCGAGCGTCGCTTCGCCGGCCAGGAGTATTTGTTCGGCTACGTGCTGCCGAACGTGTATTTCCATGCCACCACGACCTACGCGATCCTGCGCGGCGAGGGCGTGCCGCTGGGCAAGGCCGATTTCATCGGCTGA
- a CDS encoding WYL domain-containing protein, whose amino-acid sequence MNRHDAVVCQAIDEMRLLLVEYGGRQRLVQPHVYGDDTHGDRLLSAYQVDGGSASGKSEGWKSFRMDRVGAIEITDERFPAPRPEFQRNDGAFVRIVRQLGD is encoded by the coding sequence GTGAATCGGCACGATGCCGTCGTCTGCCAGGCCATCGACGAGATGCGCCTGCTCCTTGTCGAATACGGCGGTCGTCAGAGACTCGTGCAGCCACACGTTTATGGCGACGACACGCACGGTGATCGCCTGCTCAGCGCCTACCAGGTCGATGGTGGCAGCGCATCGGGCAAATCGGAGGGATGGAAAAGCTTCCGCATGGACCGCGTCGGCGCGATCGAGATCACCGACGAGCGCTTCCCTGCGCCGCGTCCGGAATTCCAGCGGAACGACGGGGCTTTCGTCCGCATCGTCCGCCAGTTGGGCGATTAG
- a CDS encoding ABC transporter permease, translating into MNLHAIRAIYRFEMARTGRTLMQSIASPVLSTSLYFVVFGAAIGSRMGDVGGVTYGAFIIPGLIMLSLLNESVSNASFGIYMPKWAGTIYELLSAPVSYVEVVLGYVGAAATKSVILGLLILVTARLFVPYEILHPFWMAGFLVLTAVTFSLFGFIIGLWADDFQKLQVVPLMVITPLTFLGGSFYSISMLPPVWQKITLFNPVVYLVNGFRWSFYGQADVNVIVSAAATVGFLLVCLAAVWWIFRTGWKLKA; encoded by the coding sequence ATGAACCTCCACGCGATTCGCGCCATCTACCGTTTCGAGATGGCCCGCACGGGCCGCACGCTGATGCAGAGCATCGCCTCGCCCGTGCTCTCCACCTCCCTTTACTTCGTGGTGTTCGGCGCCGCCATCGGCTCGCGCATGGGTGACGTGGGCGGCGTGACCTACGGTGCCTTCATCATTCCCGGCCTGATCATGCTGTCCCTGCTCAACGAGAGCGTGTCCAACGCCTCGTTCGGCATCTACATGCCCAAGTGGGCCGGCACGATCTACGAGTTGCTGTCGGCTCCCGTGTCCTACGTGGAAGTGGTGCTCGGCTACGTCGGTGCCGCCGCCACCAAGTCGGTGATCCTGGGCCTGCTGATCCTCGTCACGGCGCGCCTGTTCGTGCCCTACGAGATCCTCCACCCGTTCTGGATGGCCGGCTTCCTGGTGCTCACCGCCGTCACCTTCAGCCTGTTCGGTTTCATCATCGGCCTGTGGGCCGACGACTTCCAGAAGCTGCAGGTGGTGCCGCTGATGGTGATCACGCCGCTCACCTTCCTCGGCGGCAGCTTCTATTCCATCTCGATGCTGCCGCCGGTGTGGCAGAAGATCACGCTGTTCAATCCGGTGGTGTACCTGGTGAACGGCTTCCGCTGGAGCTTCTATGGGCAGGCCGACGTGAACGTGATCGTGAGCGCCGCGGCCACGGTGGGGTTCCTGCTGGTCTGCCTGGCCGCGGTGTGGTGGATCTTCCGCACGGGGTGGAAGCTCAAGGCCTGA
- a CDS encoding ABC transporter ATP-binding protein, which produces MSPIDPAPDAIVAVRGLSKTYKSGFQALKRVDLDIRRGEIFALLGPNGAGKTTLISIVCGIVNGSEGSVIVDGHDIRRDFRASRALIGLVPQELSTDAFETVWATVRFSRGLFGKAPNPVYLERILRELSLWEKRDAKIMTLSGGMKRRVLIAKALAHEPRVLFLDEPTAGVDVELRHDMWQMVRRLRESGVTIILTTHYIEEAEEMADRIGVINHGELVIVEDKHTLMRKLGKKQLSLQLQAPLPAVPAELSHWPLELSADGQTLTYTFDTQGDDTGIAELLRKLGGMGIDFKDLHSSESSLEEIFVGLLRNGA; this is translated from the coding sequence ATGTCCCCCATCGATCCGGCTCCGGACGCCATCGTCGCCGTGCGAGGCCTGTCCAAGACGTACAAGAGCGGTTTCCAGGCGTTGAAGCGCGTCGACCTCGATATCCGCCGTGGCGAGATCTTCGCCCTGCTCGGCCCCAACGGTGCGGGCAAGACCACGTTGATCAGCATCGTCTGCGGCATCGTCAACGGCAGCGAGGGCTCCGTCATCGTCGACGGCCACGACATCCGGCGCGACTTCCGCGCGTCGCGCGCGCTCATCGGCCTCGTGCCGCAGGAGTTGTCCACCGACGCCTTCGAAACCGTGTGGGCGACGGTGCGCTTCAGCCGTGGCCTGTTCGGCAAGGCGCCCAATCCGGTCTACCTGGAGCGCATCCTCCGCGAGCTGTCGCTGTGGGAAAAGCGCGACGCGAAGATCATGACGCTCTCCGGCGGCATGAAGCGCCGCGTGCTCATCGCCAAGGCGCTGGCGCATGAACCGCGCGTGCTGTTCCTCGACGAGCCCACTGCGGGCGTCGACGTGGAGCTGCGCCACGACATGTGGCAGATGGTACGTCGCCTGCGCGAATCGGGCGTCACCATCATCCTCACCACGCATTACATCGAAGAGGCCGAGGAAATGGCCGACCGCATCGGCGTCATCAACCACGGCGAACTGGTGATCGTGGAAGACAAGCACACGCTGATGCGCAAGCTGGGCAAGAAGCAGCTGTCGCTGCAGTTGCAAGCGCCGCTTCCCGCCGTGCCGGCCGAACTGTCGCACTGGCCGCTGGAACTTTCCGCGGACGGCCAGACGCTGACCTACACCTTCGACACGCAGGGCGACGATACCGGCATCGCCGAGCTGCTGCGCAAGCTCGGCGGCATGGGCATCGACTTCAAGGACCTGCACTCGAGCGAGAGTTCGCTCGAGGAGATTTTCGTCGGCTTGCTGAGGAACGGGGCATGA
- the dinG gene encoding ATP-dependent DNA helicase DinG: MLTEDTKAAIRAAYARLKDGLAGFRGRASQLKMIAEVAKALAEPAGAAVIEAPTGTGKSMAYLIAGLEVARAQKKKLVIATATVALQEQLVQRDIPQYLSLCGVEAKVALAKGRARYLCPRNLRMAGAEPTAQAGFDFDAELALWSRPPAERDTKAIEKLGKAFESREWNGDIDSSPEPLSDLVRGMITTSAGGCTGRKCGAFAVCPFFVARRAIGEADIVVANQDLVLADLTMPRDEDTFGGVILPKPEDTLYIFDEAHHVPGKAIDRGAADVHLASTVRRIGRLQNQIHGAYSLTDKETIGNLSLEMGDEKMVELSNALEEMEREIRLGWTPSSSETEPVFRASLGQLPDNWKRHADYLHLLTKDIQRWLRTVRRTVVEMEAGGPTQEALSRELGVALERLDRQVRTWYAWSTDDRENGPPLARWVSMTPDQQLVCHASAVSAGGLLRSVLWDNASAVVMTSATLSAGGNFRGFADSVGLPNESVTLSLPSPFDLEKQATLAVPALRTLPDDREGHAREVSEWLAKHLDWDAGNLVLFTSRAKLDRVLQILPIEHVRKVRAQGSLSKAQLIAEHCADIEAGKGSTLFGLASFGEGLDLPGKLCETVVVTQLPFAVPTDPVGATYAEWLESRGRNPFIEVSVPDATRILTQYCGRLIRTETDTGRIVLLDRRVITKRYGTGMLRALPPFAREIERVA, encoded by the coding sequence ATGCTCACCGAAGACACCAAAGCCGCGATCCGTGCCGCCTACGCGCGGCTGAAGGATGGCCTCGCGGGTTTTCGCGGCCGTGCGTCGCAGTTGAAGATGATCGCCGAGGTGGCCAAGGCGCTGGCCGAACCCGCCGGCGCGGCGGTGATCGAGGCGCCGACGGGTACCGGCAAGTCGATGGCTTACCTCATCGCGGGGCTGGAAGTGGCCCGCGCGCAGAAGAAGAAGCTGGTGATCGCCACGGCCACCGTGGCCCTGCAGGAGCAGCTCGTCCAGCGCGACATCCCGCAATACCTCAGCCTGTGCGGCGTGGAGGCCAAGGTGGCGCTGGCCAAGGGCCGTGCACGCTACCTGTGCCCGCGCAACCTGCGCATGGCGGGCGCGGAGCCCACCGCGCAGGCCGGTTTCGATTTCGACGCCGAACTGGCCCTGTGGTCGCGGCCACCCGCCGAACGCGACACCAAGGCCATCGAAAAGCTCGGCAAGGCGTTCGAATCGCGCGAGTGGAACGGCGACATCGACAGCAGCCCCGAGCCCCTCTCCGACCTCGTGCGCGGCATGATCACCACCAGCGCGGGCGGTTGCACCGGCCGCAAGTGTGGCGCCTTCGCGGTCTGCCCGTTCTTCGTGGCCCGTCGCGCGATCGGCGAGGCGGACATCGTGGTGGCCAACCAGGACCTGGTACTGGCCGACCTCACCATGCCGCGCGACGAAGACACCTTCGGCGGCGTGATCCTGCCCAAGCCCGAAGACACGCTCTACATCTTCGACGAGGCGCACCACGTGCCGGGCAAGGCCATCGACCGCGGCGCCGCCGACGTGCACCTGGCCTCCACCGTGCGCCGCATCGGCCGCCTGCAGAACCAGATCCACGGGGCCTATTCGCTCACCGACAAGGAAACCATCGGCAATCTCTCGCTCGAGATGGGCGACGAGAAGATGGTGGAGCTGTCCAACGCGCTGGAAGAGATGGAACGCGAGATCCGGCTCGGCTGGACGCCGTCGTCGAGCGAGACCGAGCCCGTGTTCCGCGCCTCGCTGGGCCAACTGCCGGACAACTGGAAGCGCCACGCCGACTATCTCCACCTGCTTACCAAGGACATCCAGCGCTGGCTGCGCACCGTGCGCCGCACCGTGGTGGAGATGGAGGCCGGCGGCCCCACGCAGGAAGCGCTTTCGCGCGAGCTCGGCGTGGCGCTGGAACGCCTCGATCGCCAGGTGCGCACATGGTATGCGTGGTCCACCGACGATCGCGAGAACGGCCCGCCGCTCGCGCGCTGGGTGAGCATGACGCCCGACCAGCAACTCGTCTGCCACGCCTCCGCCGTGTCGGCGGGTGGCCTGCTACGCAGCGTGCTGTGGGACAACGCCTCGGCGGTGGTGATGACCTCCGCCACGCTGAGCGCGGGTGGCAACTTCCGCGGCTTCGCCGATTCGGTGGGCCTGCCGAACGAATCGGTCACCCTCAGCCTGCCCTCCCCGTTCGACCTCGAGAAACAGGCCACGCTCGCCGTGCCCGCGCTGCGCACGCTGCCCGACGACCGCGAGGGTCACGCGCGCGAAGTCTCCGAATGGCTGGCGAAGCACCTGGACTGGGACGCGGGCAACCTCGTGCTGTTCACCTCGCGGGCGAAGCTCGACCGCGTGTTGCAGATCCTGCCCATCGAACACGTGCGCAAGGTGCGCGCGCAGGGCTCGTTGTCGAAGGCACAGCTCATCGCCGAACACTGCGCCGACATCGAGGCCGGCAAGGGCAGCACGCTCTTCGGCCTGGCCTCGTTCGGCGAAGGCCTCGACCTCCCCGGCAAGCTCTGCGAAACCGTGGTGGTGACGCAACTCCCGTTCGCCGTGCCTACCGATCCGGTGGGCGCGACCTATGCGGAATGGCTCGAATCGCGCGGCCGCAATCCCTTCATCGAAGTGAGCGTGCCCGATGCGACGCGCATCCTCACGCAGTATTGCGGCCGCCTCATCCGTACGGAAACCGACACCGGACGCATCGTGCTGCTCGACCGTCGCGTGATCACCAAGCGTTACGGCACCGGCATGCTGCGCGCCCTTCCGCCCTTCGCCCGCGAGATCGAGCGTGTCGCATGA
- a CDS encoding lipocalin family protein, which translates to MPPMPSSQAVTAVADLDLSRYAGTWYEVARLPMYFQRKCTGQAIAEYTPNPDETVTVHNRCPGPEGKELSALGVARRPEPYARGKLQVTFAPRWLRWLPVVWADYWVLALDDEYRWAMVGEPRRRYLWILSRGPSLGHATLDALKAQAIAMGYDLTQLIESGGER; encoded by the coding sequence ATGCCCCCTATGCCATCCAGCCAGGCCGTCACGGCCGTCGCGGACCTCGACCTGAGCCGCTATGCGGGTACCTGGTATGAGGTCGCCCGGCTGCCGATGTACTTCCAGCGCAAGTGCACGGGCCAGGCGATCGCCGAGTACACCCCCAACCCCGACGAGACGGTGACCGTGCACAACCGTTGCCCAGGACCGGAGGGCAAGGAACTGTCCGCCCTCGGTGTCGCCCGGCGGCCGGAGCCGTATGCGAGGGGCAAGCTCCAGGTCACCTTCGCGCCCCGCTGGTTGCGCTGGCTGCCGGTGGTGTGGGCGGATTACTGGGTGCTCGCGCTGGACGATGAGTATCGCTGGGCCATGGTGGGGGAACCCCGGCGAAGGTACTTGTGGATACTTTCACGGGGCCCGTCGCTTGGACACGCCACGCTCGATGCCCTGAAAGCGCAGGCCATCGCCATGGGCTACGACCTCACGCAACTCATCGAATCGGGCGGCGAGCGTTGA
- a CDS encoding YchJ family protein, with amino-acid sequence MTQAPLACPCGSGGKLDDCCGRWHAGQPAPTAEALMRSRYSAYVLGLDDYLLSTWHTDTRPDALDLASQSPKPTWLGLSVKRHENPSPDTAIVEFVARMRIGGGSAQRMHEVSRFVREGGRWYYVDGDVS; translated from the coding sequence ATGACCCAGGCACCCTTGGCCTGCCCTTGCGGCAGCGGCGGCAAGCTCGACGACTGTTGCGGACGATGGCACGCCGGCCAGCCCGCTCCGACGGCCGAGGCGTTGATGCGCTCGCGATACAGCGCCTACGTGCTCGGTCTCGACGACTACCTGCTCTCGACGTGGCACACCGACACGCGGCCCGACGCCCTCGATCTGGCATCGCAATCGCCGAAGCCGACGTGGTTGGGCTTGTCGGTAAAGCGCCACGAGAACCCCTCGCCCGACACCGCCATCGTCGAGTTCGTGGCGCGGATGCGCATCGGCGGCGGCAGCGCGCAACGCATGCACGAAGTAAGCCGCTTCGTGCGCGAGGGCGGCCGCTGGTATTACGTGGACGGCGACGTATCGTGA
- a CDS encoding GGDEF domain-containing protein, whose protein sequence is MRLDNELWEGKYHEAVERLSREEAQWRDAESLLRQLVACLSRAVHGAHDQLDSHIERLTGALDGPLSATELTDVVHGLSEAIDNLGARPHPSEQRAIPIVRQRTEHGSSVQSALSRLVDRIIVLPKLADRANDLRHDVADAGDLVALAACGDRLADLINEQRIGLQREIDALQAVLRHVTGRLDEMTQYMSRELTDQSTGEANGQALDASVAHEMRLLGEAALELDDVHDLRERVNASLETIAGCFREFRDREGARLTAYRDRAEKMRLRIEQLETERNALQRSLEREHELSQTDTMIGMPNRLAYEKRVESAYEGWLVTQRPLGIAAIDIDHFKSINDTYGHTAGDAVLRVIGQALLKHVRPVDFVARYGGEEFIIVFEGTEPAESLQVCERLRGKIQHLNFHAARQLVRVTASIGLAHFQPGDTPASVFERADLALYTAKNGGRNRCVVG, encoded by the coding sequence GTGCGTCTGGACAACGAGCTCTGGGAAGGCAAATACCACGAAGCCGTGGAGAGGCTCTCTCGCGAAGAGGCCCAGTGGCGCGATGCCGAGTCCCTGCTCCGCCAGTTGGTCGCCTGCCTGTCGCGGGCGGTGCATGGCGCGCACGACCAGCTCGATTCGCACATCGAACGCCTCACCGGCGCCCTCGACGGACCGTTGAGCGCCACTGAGCTCACCGACGTGGTGCATGGGCTGAGCGAGGCGATCGACAACCTCGGTGCACGGCCGCACCCTTCCGAGCAGCGCGCCATTCCCATCGTGCGCCAGCGAACCGAGCACGGCTCGTCGGTGCAGTCGGCGCTGAGCCGGCTGGTCGATCGCATCATCGTATTGCCGAAGCTGGCCGACCGCGCCAACGACCTTCGCCACGACGTGGCCGATGCGGGCGACCTCGTGGCACTGGCCGCCTGCGGCGATCGCCTGGCCGACCTGATCAACGAACAGCGCATCGGCCTGCAGCGCGAGATCGACGCCTTGCAGGCGGTGCTGCGCCATGTCACCGGCCGTCTCGACGAGATGACCCAATACATGTCGCGCGAGCTTACCGACCAGTCCACCGGGGAAGCCAACGGCCAGGCGCTGGACGCCTCGGTGGCGCACGAAATGCGCCTGCTCGGCGAGGCCGCCCTCGAACTCGACGACGTACACGACCTGCGCGAACGGGTGAACGCAAGCCTGGAAACCATCGCCGGATGCTTCCGCGAATTCCGCGATCGGGAAGGCGCGCGCCTGACCGCCTATCGCGATCGCGCCGAGAAGATGCGCCTTCGCATCGAACAGCTCGAAACCGAGCGTAACGCCTTGCAGCGATCGCTCGAACGCGAACACGAGTTGTCGCAGACCGACACCATGATCGGCATGCCCAATCGCCTCGCCTACGAGAAACGCGTGGAATCCGCGTACGAGGGATGGCTGGTCACGCAACGGCCGCTGGGCATCGCCGCGATCGACATCGACCACTTCAAGAGCATCAACGACACCTACGGCCACACGGCCGGCGATGCCGTGCTGCGCGTCATCGGCCAGGCCCTGCTCAAGCACGTGCGCCCCGTCGACTTCGTCGCCCGCTACGGCGGCGAGGAATTCATCATCGTCTTCGAGGGCACCGAGCCGGCCGAATCGTTGCAGGTGTGCGAACGCCTCCGCGGAAAGATCCAGCACCTCAACTTCCACGCCGCGCGCCAGCTCGTGCGGGTGACGGCATCGATCGGCCTGGCCCATTTCCAGCCCGGCGACACCCCTGCCTCGGTGTTCGAGCGCGCGGACCTCGCCCTCTACACCGCCAAAAACGGCGGCCGCAATCGCTGCGTGGTGGGCTGA